The genomic interval TATATCAGGAGAAGAAAGTGAACAGCAGATAAAACTTCGTTCTGAAAGATTGGAGCAGCAAAACACGGATTGTTATGTGCTCACGGAAACGAACACCGAAAATATTTTTTTCCAGATTGCTGCCCTTGAACCTGATATTCTGATTATTGATTCGATTCAAACCATGCAAACTCCGTCTATTGATGCTACGGCCGGAAGTGTTTCACAGGTTCGCGAATGTACCAATGAGTTTTTGCGCTATGCTAAAGAATCAGGCACTCCTGTTTTCCTGATCGGTCACATTACCAAAGAAGGCACGCTGGCCGGACCTAAAGTGCTGGAACATATGGTGGATACGGTATTGCAACTGGAAGGAGACCGGCATTATGCCTACCGGATTTTGCGAACCATTAAAAACCGGTATGGTTCAGCTTCTGAGTTGGGCATCTACGAATTGACAGCAGCAGGTATGCGGGAAGTGCGCAATGCTTCTGAATTATTGATCACGCAAAGGGACGAAGCAGTGAGTGGTATCGCCATTGCTTCCATGATGGAAGGCATCCGGCCGATGCTGATTGAAACGCAGGCTCTTGTTACGCCTTCTGTTTATGGAACGCCACAACGCACCTCTACAGGTTTCGATTTACGAAGAATGAATATGTTGCTGGCCGTTTTGGAAAAAAGGTGCGGCTTTCATTTTGGAGTGAAAGATGTTTTTCTCAACATCGCCGGCGGGTTGCGTGTAGAAGATCCCGCAATTGACCTTGCAGTGGTAGCGGCTCTTTTATCTTCCTACGAAGACGTTCCGATACAGAATAATTATAGTTTTTCGGGAGAAGTGGGACTTTCAGGAGAAATCCGCGCCGTAAACCGCATTGAACAGCGCATCAGTGAAGCGGATAAATTAGGGTTGCAAAAAATATTTGTTTCGAAATACAATCGAAAAGGTCTGGATGTTTCCAAATATGCTATCGAAGTTAACTGGGTGGGTAAAGTGGAAGAAATTATTCAACGGCTGATCTGATCCTGTAACCGCATAAAAAAAGCTGCCGGCAACAGGCTGGCAGCTTTTTTAACCGATAGTGATTATTTATTTACGAATGGCAATTTTCTGAGTATACAATTCGCCACCATTGATTACAGTAACTCCGTAAATACCAAATGCCAGATCTGATACATCAATCTGTGTTGATGACTCGGTGAGCTTCAGCTTCTTTACCTGTTCTCCCATCATATTGGTCATCACCAGGGTAGCATTTTCTATTTTCTGACTGAAAAGCATTGCGTTCACCACACCATCATAGGCAAAAATCTTTACCGGTTGTGCTGTTGGAGTAACATGCACCAGCGTCGGATCACCTTGTCCGGCAAACAGTCCCTCATTTGCATTTGGGTTATAGGCAATATCCTTTATCGTAAATGAATTGACGATGCTTGACACATCCAAACGTGCCCATCCATAAAATTTGTTTGTGCCGATTTTAAAGCGAAGCGGTAAGTAACGGTCTTCAACACCATACCACTTTCCGTACACAACATATAATGAACTATATCCTGGTAAAACGGCTCCGGAACCCATTGTTTGCGAAGCTGCATTTTGCCATGGAATATTTGCATCGATCATTTCGCCGGCTACCATGGCATAAGGATAATTATAAGCTCCCTGATGCGTGCCTCCAATTGAAGCGTTGTAAGGTTTAGCGAAGACTTTATTTAAGGAATTACCTCCTGCTGAAGTGCTGTGAAGCAAACCAATGGTAAAGTCGTTGGATCCATTGTTGTCAAGATCAATCATGTAAACGGAACCGCTCTGATCAACAGTTACGTCAGGATCAATATCAGTATAAAGTGCCTGTGCATTGGCGGTTCCAGCCACAGCTATAACAGATCCTGCCATTGCAGAATAAGAGGTTAACTTTCTTAAGAGGGTAGCATTTTCCTTTTTCATAGACAAAGAGTTTGGCTCAAATGTAAATTAATTTTTCATTCAGCATGAATAGGTGCTATACCTTTTCGACAAATTTATTTCGGTACAGTGATTTATCAACTGCCTTCACCATCTCTCCAATATCAAGATCTTCTCCCAGAAACTCCGCTACATTTTCAGCCACTTCTTCAGGGCGATCAACTGCATCAGAATATTCGACGAACAGCGCTGTCACATGCGGTGACCTTTTGATCCATGCAACCGCCTGCTCCGATTGTTTCTTGAATGCTTCACTCAGCACAATGGGAAAAGCATTCTGCTGCACTTCTGACTTTCTGCCAAGCATCACCTGTTGAGATTTCAAGACCTCCGCCATATCGCGCTGCATGTAAATAATTTTGTAATCATATTTCCCGGGAAGGTAAGTTAACAAGGGCGCAACTATTTTAATGGTCTTGTTATTAGCCTCATCAAGCCACGAGATATCAGACATCATCTTCTTCGCTTTTTCATATTCCCAGTAGCCTTTCGGATTGTTGGTGTCGGGCTGACGGATTTCATCTGTAATAAGATCAGCACCACCGGCCTTTAGCATCTGCATCATCATGCTGGTGCCTGAGCGTGGCAATCCGGAGACAATCGTAATCACGCCTTTAATCCGCTCACGAATAAATTTCCTGTGCTCTTCAGCTTTTTCAGGCTGATTGAGTTGCTCTTCATAAATTTTAATCAGCCAAAGATGTGCTTTCCGGTTGCCGGGACTAATGGCGCAACAAACTTCAAAGGCTTCAGCCGATCTTTCATATTCACCAAGATTCATGAGTGCTTCTGCAAGATTGTAATGCGCGATGGGATAATAATAAAGAAGTCCGATGGCATTCAAAGCAGATTCGGCAGCTTCTTCAAATTTTCCCTGCCGAAGGTAAACAGCTCCTAAACCCTGATGCGCGTTTGCATT from Chitinophagaceae bacterium carries:
- the radA gene encoding DNA repair protein RadA, giving the protein MATTRTLFLCQNCGAQSPKWIGKCPSCGEWNTYVEEVIKKELKAAPWRKKERGLKELRPQRIDEISNELNKRFITPDEEINRVLGGGIVAGSIILIGGEPGFGKSTLLLQLALRLNGKKVLYISGEESEQQIKLRSERLEQQNTDCYVLTETNTENIFFQIAALEPDILIIDSIQTMQTPSIDATAGSVSQVRECTNEFLRYAKESGTPVFLIGHITKEGTLAGPKVLEHMVDTVLQLEGDRHYAYRILRTIKNRYGSASELGIYELTAAGMREVRNASELLITQRDEAVSGIAIASMMEGIRPMLIETQALVTPSVYGTPQRTSTGFDLRRMNMLLAVLEKRCGFHFGVKDVFLNIAGGLRVEDPAIDLAVVAALLSSYEDVPIQNNYSFSGEVGLSGEIRAVNRIEQRISEADKLGLQKIFVSKYNRKGLDVSKYAIEVNWVGKVEEIIQRLI
- a CDS encoding T9SS type A sorting domain-containing protein; this translates as MKKENATLLRKLTSYSAMAGSVIAVAGTANAQALYTDIDPDVTVDQSGSVYMIDLDNNGSNDFTIGLLHSTSAGGNSLNKVFAKPYNASIGGTHQGAYNYPYAMVAGEMIDANIPWQNAASQTMGSGAVLPGYSSLYVVYGKWYGVEDRYLPLRFKIGTNKFYGWARLDVSSIVNSFTIKDIAYNPNANEGLFAGQGDPTLVHVTPTAQPVKIFAYDGVVNAMLFSQKIENATLVMTNMMGEQVKKLKLTESSTQIDVSDLAFGIYGVTVINGGELYTQKIAIRK